The segment TTTTATATATAATCGATCATTTAGATTCCGGCGGTTCTCAAAGACAAATCGTAACCTTAGCAAAATCTCTTGATCGAAATAAATACCACGTTACTGTTTGCAATCTTGATAAAACAAAAAAACAATTTCAGCATGAACTTGAAGAGGTGGGGATTAGAATTTTCTCATTAGAGCAACACGGAAAGTTCGATCTGCACACCTTGCTTTCATTGTATAAATTCATTTGGAAAAATAAATTCGATATTGTTCATACCTATCTTTTTACTGCTGATTGCTACGGCAGAATTGCAGCAAAAATAGCCCACACTCCCATAATTTTTTCATCTATAAGAAGTATTGATAATTGGAAAAATTCATTTCATATTTGGACGGATAGGATTCTTGCCCTTTTCACAGATAAAATCATTATCAATGCAAATGCACTTAAAAAATTCTTAACTGAAGATGAAAAAATTTCTCCGGATAAAATCACGACTATCTATAATGGTTTGGATTTGAAAAAATTTGATGTTAATGTAAACAGGACAGAAATTAAAGAACGCTTTAACATAAGCTCGAACGAGAAAGTCATCGGAATAATCGCCAGAAATGATAAATTAAAAGATCACCCCACTTTTTTTGAAGCTGCTCGCATCGTGCATGAAAAATATCCTCAAACAAAATTCCTCGCCATCGGATATGGTATGGAAAATGAG is part of the Candidatus Cloacimonadota bacterium genome and harbors:
- a CDS encoding glycosyltransferase is translated as LYIIDHLDSGGSQRQIVTLAKSLDRNKYHVTVCNLDKTKKQFQHELEEVGIRIFSLEQHGKFDLHTLLSLYKFIWKNKFDIVHTYLFTADCYGRIAAKIAHTPIIFSSIRSIDNWKNSFHIWTDRILALFTDKIIINANALKKFLTEDEKISPDKITTIYNGLDLKKFDVNVNRTEIKERFNISSNEKVIGIIARNDKLKDHPTFFEAARIVHEKYPQTKFLAIGYGMENENMQKLIRDFDVEKFCILANHSPDIIKIMKILDISVLSSTIEGCSNTILESMALGKPVVATNAGGNPELIINGKTGIIVPKRSPFILAKSVMNLLQNPNVGTNMGKAAKKRIEKYFSIDRMV